The genomic DNA TTGCTGATGACCTCCGTGAGCAACCCGGTCAGGATGTAGAACAGCCAGAGCACGACCAGCGTCGGCAGGAAGCCGGCCGTCTCGACGACCAGGAACGCGAGATAGGCGGCCGCACCGCTTTGCTCGAGTGCGATTCCCAGCGGGATCACCCCGGCGAGCAGGAAGATGATGTCCCACTCGACGGCGTCGTAGAGTTCGTTGGGCTCGAGTACGCCCGTGACGATCATCGCGACGACGCCCGCGAGCGCGGAGATCAGGATCGGATAGATCTCGAGGGCGGCGACGGCGACGACGCCGATCATGATGGCGACGGCGACCGGCGCCTTGTCGGTGCGGTAGTCGGGCCGAGGCGGTTCGCGAGCGACGATCACGTCGTCCCCGCGCGCGAGTCGATCGAGCGTGGCCGGCGGCGCCTGAACGAGCAGCGTATCGCCGACGCCGAGCCGTCGCCCGACGATGCGCTCACCGACGATCTCGCCGCGGCTCCGCAGTCCGAGGACCGCCGCGTCGAACTCCTCGCGAAAGCCCGCCGGGTCGAGTCGCTCGCCGACGAGGCGCGAATCGAGCGAGACGACCAGCTCCGTTAACATGCTCTCGCCCGACGTGGAGAGGGTCGCCTCCCCGCTCGGTCGACCGACCGGCTCGACCCCGTCGGCGTCCTCGAGCGCCGTGATCGCGTCGCGGTCCGTCCGAACGACGAGGACGTCGCCCTCGCTGAGGCCGGTTTCCTGTCGCGGTGCGACGGATCGCTCCCCGTCGTGAACGACCTGCACGACGTCGATATCGGGGCCGAGCGCCGCGCTCGCGTCGCGGACCGTTCCGCCCGCGAGCGGCGAGCCGGGAACGACGGCGACGTCGGCGATGTACTCCCCCACCGCGTACGCCTCGAGGTAGTCCGCACGCGGCGGGACCCGCTCGGGGAGGAGGTAGTGGCCGACGAAGATCAGGTAGAGGGAGCCGACGACGACGACGAGGGCGCCGAGTTTCGTAAACTCGAACATCGAAAACCGGTGGAGTTCGGGATAGGTGGAGCCGAGACGACCGCTGACGTCGCTCGCGAGGATGTTGGTGGAGGTCCCGATGAGCGTGAGCATGCCGCCCAGCTGCGAGGCGTAGGAGAGCGGGATCAACAGCTTCGACGGCGACGTGTTCCCTCTGTTCGCGACGTCGATGACGACGGGGACCAGCAGCGCGACGACCGGCGTGTTGTTCAGGAAGCCGGAGACGGGGCTGGTCACGCCGACGGTCGCGAACAACTGCTTT from Natrinema salaciae includes the following:
- a CDS encoding SLC13 family permease; the encoded protein is MPLAACDFLAQTTPTQPDATTDMFVVFGVVGLALVLFLTERLPIDVTAILLIVVLVVLEPWTGVDPETGISGFANEATITVLAMLILSGGISRTGLVQVLGRRMAGFAGESLRKQLFATVGVTSPVSGFLNNTPVVALLVPVVIDVANRGNTSPSKLLIPLSYASQLGGMLTLIGTSTNILASDVSGRLGSTYPELHRFSMFEFTKLGALVVVVGSLYLIFVGHYLLPERVPPRADYLEAYAVGEYIADVAVVPGSPLAGGTVRDASAALGPDIDVVQVVHDGERSVAPRQETGLSEGDVLVVRTDRDAITALEDADGVEPVGRPSGEATLSTSGESMLTELVVSLDSRLVGERLDPAGFREEFDAAVLGLRSRGEIVGERIVGRRLGVGDTLLVQAPPATLDRLARGDDVIVAREPPRPDYRTDKAPVAVAIMIGVVAVAALEIYPILISALAGVVAMIVTGVLEPNELYDAVEWDIIFLLAGVIPLGIALEQSGAAAYLAFLVVETAGFLPTLVVLWLFYILTGLLTEVISNNASVVLLIPVAAAAAAGIGANPFAFVLAVTFAASTAFLGPIGYQTNLFVYGPGGYRFSDYFRIGAPLQLLLSVVTVVGIALIWGV